Genomic window (Aquimarina sp. BL5):
CGATTATATTCATCATATCCTCTGGGGCCTCTATTAGCATTATCATTTCTGGCATCTGGACCTATATCACCCCAAACAATCTCATTATTGACTGTATTTACAGCAACTCTAAAAGGGTTTCTGGTACCCATTATATATATTTCTGGTTTACCTTGATTAATATCTGTAAATAAATTTCCGGTAGGAATGGTATAAGTACCATTTGGTTCTGGATGGATTCGAAGTATTTTCCCTCTTAGGTCTTGCGTATTTCCTGATGTACCTTGAGCATCCCAGGCGGATCGACCAGATCGTTCATCGATTGGCGCAAAACCATCAGATTGAAATGGATTTATGTTATCTCCGACTGTGATATACAAATTGCCATTACCATCAAATTCTAAATCTCCACCAGAATGACAACACTGTTGTCTTTGTGTTGGTATTCTTAATAAAATAGTTTCTGAAGCAAGGTTTATTGTTTTATTTATCATTTCGAATCTAGACACTCTATTTTCACTTACATCATTTGGTGAATAAAATAAATACAACCAATTGTTTGTTTCAAAATCTGGATCCAACACAATTCCTATAAGTCCATCTTCGCGACCAGCATCTACATTAAGGGTAGCTATTGTAGTAACTAAATCAGTATCAACATCTTTTAGTTTAATAGCACCTTCACGTTCAATATATACCACACTAAGATCTGGAAGTACTGTAAGTTGCATTGGATTTACAGGATTATCATCTACCACTTGTACTGTAAATTTTGAATCTACCGTAGGGTCAAAATCACCAACTATAGCACCGCTTGCATAAGAGATCCCTCCTAAAACATGATTAAGAAAATCTGGATCAGAAAAACTTTCTCTTGTATGGCCTAAACCCGTATACCAAGCTCTACCTCCGTCATAGGTATGGCACCAAGCAATTGGATGATCATACCCCATATCGCCACCATTATATGTACTTTCATCTAAAGTTGCCAATACATGTACATTACCTCTTGGATTGTTTCTAAAATTATACCACTCATCAGTACGTTGCCAATATTCTGGTAACGATTCTGTAGACGGATGTAATTTATCAGCTATCTCTATTGTTGCATTCTGTATTGCGGGATGATCCTTAAAATACGCGCCTACCAATTCTCCATACCACGGCCAAGAGTACTCCGTATCAGAAGCGGCATGAATTCCTACATAACCACCTCCAGCTTGTATATATTTTTCGAATTCAGCTTGTTGAGAAGCATCAAGAATATCCCCAGTAGTATGCAAAAATATCACCGCATCATATCGTTGTAGATTTAATAATGTAAACACAGATGCATTTACTGTATCATCTACCTCAAAGTCATTATCGATGCCCAATTGTTTTATCGCAGCGATTCCATCAGGAATAGAAGCGTGTGTAAATCCTTCCGTTTTGGAAAACACCAATACTCTAAAACTTTGAGCAATGGCTGATGAACCAATTAGTAAGGCCATCACGATTAGAGTTATTTTTAATTTTATAAACATTTTTAATTGATTAACTAAATTTTTCTTTTACTTGTTAGATATTCTTTTACATTCATATCATATGAGTAATATTATGATAATCCCAGCTAAAAGACCATAACAATAAGGTTAATTTGTAACACAAACTCGTTGAAATTAGCAAATATTATATTCCGTGTTAGGATATATTACATTTTAAATTATAACGATTTTTTTTTCTGAAATATTACTTATCTTTAAATCATATGAAAAATTTTCTAAAAAAGATACTGTTACTTGCTATTACAATAACTTTTACCTTCTGTAATTCGAAGAAAAACACTCCCGAATTAGTTGTTGAAAAAGGAGAAGACTCTCCTATTACTAAGAAAGAGATAACAGACCCTAAGGAAACCGAAGTCTGGAACCCAGAACCTAAAGCAGTTTCTTTTAATGAAGTGAATGTACCTTCAGATGCTATCGTACTTTTTAATGGAAATGATTTAGACCAATGGATCTCTACAAAAGATAGTACAGCAGCTTCTTGGACTATCAATCCAGATAAGACTATGACTGTAAAACCAGGAACTGGTGATATACAAACAAAAAGTAATTTTGGAAGTGTCCAATTACACTTAGAATGGAAAGCTCCTGACGTAGTTAAAGGAGAAGGACAAGGTAGAGGAAATAGTGGGGTTTTCTTTCAGGATAAATATGAGGTGCAGATTTTGGATAGTTATCAGAATCGTACCTATTCTAACGGACAAGCAACTTCGATATATAAACAACATATACCACTAGTGAATGCGACAAAACCAAACGACCAATGGCAAACTTATGATATCATTTTTCACGAACCTAAATTTGATACTGATGGTAAAAAAACCAAATCAGGATCATTTACAGTAATTCATAACGGAGTACTTGTACAAGATCACGTAGAAATTTTAGGAAGTACAGAATACATTGGTCCTCCTAAAAATGATCCACACGGTAAAGGACCGATAAAATTACAAGATCATAGTAATCCAGTACATTACCGAAATATATGGTTAAGGGAATTGGACTAATTATTGATTATTAATAAATTTTGCAACCTCATCATCAGTAAAAGTAGGATTAGCACCCTCACTTCCTGCAACCATAGCTCCTATTGCACAGGCATAGTCAATAGACAATTGAGGTTCATTACCTTTTAATAATTTAGAAATTAAGGTAGCTAAAAAAGAATCTCCCGCTCCAACTGTATCTATCACTTTAATTTTATAACCACTGTTATGATAAAAAGAATCCTTATAAAATAAAGTAGCGCCTTTCCCCCCTTTTGTAACACAAACTTGATCGGTACCGGTATACCTAGAAATAGCCCTTATTTGATCTTCAAGGGTAGTTTCATTTATCTCAAAATGATTGCAAATTTCATCAAGTTCTTCGTCGTTTAATTTAATAAAATCTGCTTTATTCATTAATTCCGAAAGCAATTTCACATCATAATGAGGCGGTCTTAGGTTTACATCTAAAATTTTAAACTTAGCTTTATCTAAAAGTTCCAATAATGTGTTTCTAGTAACCTCACTACGACTTGCTAAACTGCCATAAATAATTGCATCAGATGCAGTAACCTCATTAACAGCTTCTTCAGTAATCTTTATGAAATCCCAAGCAACGGGATAACTAATCTCATAAGATGCTGTCCCCTCATTATCTAAAGTCACTAAAACCTCACCAGTATGATGCTGATAATCCTTTTGTATTGTTTCTGAGGACAACCCTTGCTTATCAACGTATGTGGTAATATCATGTCCTAAATCATCAACCCCAACTTTAGTGATAATGGAAGCATCGATTCCCATTGTTTTTAATCTTAAAGCGACATTAAGCGGAGCACCACCGATTTTTTTG
Coding sequences:
- a CDS encoding carbohydrate kinase, producing MKITCFGEVLWDIFPHHKKIGGAPLNVALRLKTMGIDASIITKVGVDDLGHDITTYVDKQGLSSETIQKDYQHHTGEVLVTLDNEGTASYEISYPVAWDFIKITEEAVNEVTASDAIIYGSLASRSEVTRNTLLELLDKAKFKILDVNLRPPHYDVKLLSELMNKADFIKLNDEELDEICNHFEINETTLEDQIRAISRYTGTDQVCVTKGGKGATLFYKDSFYHNSGYKIKVIDTVGAGDSFLATLISKLLKGNEPQLSIDYACAIGAMVAGSEGANPTFTDDEVAKFINNQ
- a CDS encoding DUF1080 domain-containing protein, coding for MKNFLKKILLLAITITFTFCNSKKNTPELVVEKGEDSPITKKEITDPKETEVWNPEPKAVSFNEVNVPSDAIVLFNGNDLDQWISTKDSTAASWTINPDKTMTVKPGTGDIQTKSNFGSVQLHLEWKAPDVVKGEGQGRGNSGVFFQDKYEVQILDSYQNRTYSNGQATSIYKQHIPLVNATKPNDQWQTYDIIFHEPKFDTDGKKTKSGSFTVIHNGVLVQDHVEILGSTEYIGPPKNDPHGKGPIKLQDHSNPVHYRNIWLRELD